A window of Pectinophora gossypiella chromosome 12, ilPecGoss1.1, whole genome shotgun sequence contains these coding sequences:
- the LOC126371133 gene encoding smad nuclear-interacting protein 1 isoform X2 → MKSKKRHQSSSEESEESDASIKSSSTSGSESDDSSESEHRHKKKRKRADSTDSESDSDDQKRTKKRKHKKKKKKHGKKKRRTDSVESLSVEEISMSEGEISSKKKRKHKHKHSKRARSSSASEDEEHVERRLNSVVKERRASSEEGSQPSRTYYQREYRQSGSGDEPEYDREREVQRFYRGSSKERSHQYAERYQYDRERTYKNQRYEERRPPEEYHGRPREETYHPREDTRGYNHNRYNQYEERGPKRNYDDGREYRERRPPPEQDRYREREYPEKRDRFQEKFSPERTREVRRERPARPDKPPMPAQRENSRSPEDRYRERNRRPEVKEEEPRFREGRGNERREARDVRDPKREARSPHEAARRERPPRGDERPPVKAEPKPRERKSRFGPEDNKEYSWGKTEVKKEGSNAADKEKPNFGLSGKLTADANTVNGVVIKYTEPDDAKQPKRRWRFYPFKGDKALPILYIHRQSAFLMGRDKKVVDIMLEHPSVSKQHAALQYRATPFTRPDGSQGRRVRPYIIDLDSANGTFVNNKKIEPRRYVELLERDVVKFGFSQREYVLLHENSKDDAQDDDNQEPTLGAAVTTTDQIKQDKRVKQEVAEDGE, encoded by the exons ATGAAATCTAAGAAACGGCATCAGTCATCTTCAGAAGAATCAGAAGAGTCTGATGCAAGTATTAAGTCGAGTAGTACTTCTGGAAGTGAAAGTGATGATTCTTCGGAATCTGAACACCGGcacaagaagaaaagaaaacgtgCTGATTCCACGGATTCAGAAAGCGATTCTGACGACCAAAAACGTACAAAGAAACGTAAGcacaagaaaaagaagaagaagcatggGAAAAAGAAAAGGCGTACCGATTCTGTTGAAAGTCTTTCTGTGGAAGAGATTTCTATGAGTGAGGGTGAAATATCGTCCAAAAAGAAACGgaaacacaaacataaacattCAAAGCGAGCGCGTAGTTCGTCTGCAAGCGAAG ACGAAGAACACGTTGAGCGTCGTCTAAATAGTGTTGTTAAAGAGCGTCGTGCTTCATCGGAAGAGGGCAGTCAGCCTTCACGCACCTATTACCA GAGAGAATATCGTCAGTCAGGATCTGGCGACGAACCAGAATACGATCGTGAACGTGAAGTACAACGCTTCTACAGAGGTTCAAGCAAGGAAAGATCTCATCAGTATGCAGAACGTTACCAGTATGACCGAGAACGCACCTACAA gaATCAGAGATATGAAGAGAGGAGGCCACCTGAGGAGTATCATGGAAGACCAAGAGAGGAAACATACCATCCTAGAGAGGATACAAGAG GTTACAATCATAACCGATACAATCAATATGAAGAAAGAGGACCTAAAAGAAACTATGATGATGGCAGGGAATATCGTGAGAG ACGCCCACCTCCAGAGCAAGACCGTTACCGTGAAAGGGAATATCCAGAGAAGAGGGACAGATTTCAAGAGAAGTTTTCTCCAGAACG GACTCGTGAGGTGCGACGCGAGCGGCCTGCCAGACCGGACAAGCCACCTATGCCAGCACAAAG GGAAAATTCTAGAAGCCCAGAAGACCGTTACAGGGAGAGGAATAGGCGACCGGAGGTTAAAGAAGAGGAGCCTCGTTTCCGTGAGGGGCGCGGCAACGAGCGCCGCGAGGCGCGGGACGTGCGGGACCCGAAGCGCGAGGCGCGCTCGCCGCACGAGGCCGCGCGCCGGGAGCGGCCGCCGCGCGGGGACGAGCGCCCGCCGGTCAAGGCGGAGCCCAAACCTCGGGAACGCAAGAGCAG ATTCGGTCCCGAGGACAATAAGGAATACAGCTGGGGCAAGACAGAAGTGAAGAAGGAAGGTTCCAATGCCGCTGACAAGGAGAAGCCGAACTTCGGTCTGTCAGGCAAGCTGACCGCAGACGCCAATACGGTCAATGGAGTGGTCATCAAGTATACCGAGCCTGATGACGCTAAACAACCTAAGAGGAGGTGGAG GTTCTACCCATTCAAAGGCGATAAGGCGCTGCCGATCCTGTACATCCACCGGCAGTCAGCGTTCCTGATGGGGCGCGACAAGAAGGTGGTGGACATCATGCTGGAGCACCCTTCCGTCAGCAAGCAGCACGCCGCGCTGCAGTACCGCGCCACGCCCTTCACGCGGCCGGACGGCTCGCAGGGGCGCCGCGTGCGGCCCTACATCATCGACCTGG ACTCGGCAAACGGCACATTTGTGAACAACAAGAAGATAGAGCCGAGGCGCTACGTAGAGCTTCTGGAGCGCGATGTAGTCAAGTTCGGGTTCTCACAGCGCGAGTATGTACTGCTACATGAGAACAGCAAGGACGACGCTCAGGACGACGATAACCAGGAGCCGACACTAGGTGCTGCTGTTACTACCACCGACCAGATCAAACAGGACAAGCGAGTGAAGCAGGAGGTCGCCGAGGACGGGGAATAG
- the LOC126371133 gene encoding smad nuclear-interacting protein 1 isoform X1, whose protein sequence is MKSKKRHQSSSEESEESDASIKSSSTSGSESDDSSESEHRHKKKRKRADSTDSESDSDDQKRTKKRKHKKKKKKHGKKKRRTDSVESLSVEEISMSEGEISSKKKRKHKHKHSKRARSSSASEDEEHVERRLNSVVKERRASSEEGSQPSRTYYQREYRQSGSGDEPEYDREREVQRFYRGSSKERSHQYAERYQYDRERTYKYASNQDKNYRPKYDQSAPYNDSEDYGRRQREYDEYRRNQRYEERRPPEEYHGRPREETYHPREDTRGYNHNRYNQYEERGPKRNYDDGREYRERRPPPEQDRYREREYPEKRDRFQEKFSPERTREVRRERPARPDKPPMPAQRENSRSPEDRYRERNRRPEVKEEEPRFREGRGNERREARDVRDPKREARSPHEAARRERPPRGDERPPVKAEPKPRERKSRFGPEDNKEYSWGKTEVKKEGSNAADKEKPNFGLSGKLTADANTVNGVVIKYTEPDDAKQPKRRWRFYPFKGDKALPILYIHRQSAFLMGRDKKVVDIMLEHPSVSKQHAALQYRATPFTRPDGSQGRRVRPYIIDLDSANGTFVNNKKIEPRRYVELLERDVVKFGFSQREYVLLHENSKDDAQDDDNQEPTLGAAVTTTDQIKQDKRVKQEVAEDGE, encoded by the exons ATGAAATCTAAGAAACGGCATCAGTCATCTTCAGAAGAATCAGAAGAGTCTGATGCAAGTATTAAGTCGAGTAGTACTTCTGGAAGTGAAAGTGATGATTCTTCGGAATCTGAACACCGGcacaagaagaaaagaaaacgtgCTGATTCCACGGATTCAGAAAGCGATTCTGACGACCAAAAACGTACAAAGAAACGTAAGcacaagaaaaagaagaagaagcatggGAAAAAGAAAAGGCGTACCGATTCTGTTGAAAGTCTTTCTGTGGAAGAGATTTCTATGAGTGAGGGTGAAATATCGTCCAAAAAGAAACGgaaacacaaacataaacattCAAAGCGAGCGCGTAGTTCGTCTGCAAGCGAAG ACGAAGAACACGTTGAGCGTCGTCTAAATAGTGTTGTTAAAGAGCGTCGTGCTTCATCGGAAGAGGGCAGTCAGCCTTCACGCACCTATTACCA GAGAGAATATCGTCAGTCAGGATCTGGCGACGAACCAGAATACGATCGTGAACGTGAAGTACAACGCTTCTACAGAGGTTCAAGCAAGGAAAGATCTCATCAGTATGCAGAACGTTACCAGTATGACCGAGAACGCACCTACAA ATATGCATCAAATCAAGACAAAAACTATAGACCAAAGTATGATCAAAGTGCACCTTATAACGACTCTGAAGATTATGGTCGGAGACAGAGAGAGTATGATGAATATAGAAG gaATCAGAGATATGAAGAGAGGAGGCCACCTGAGGAGTATCATGGAAGACCAAGAGAGGAAACATACCATCCTAGAGAGGATACAAGAG GTTACAATCATAACCGATACAATCAATATGAAGAAAGAGGACCTAAAAGAAACTATGATGATGGCAGGGAATATCGTGAGAG ACGCCCACCTCCAGAGCAAGACCGTTACCGTGAAAGGGAATATCCAGAGAAGAGGGACAGATTTCAAGAGAAGTTTTCTCCAGAACG GACTCGTGAGGTGCGACGCGAGCGGCCTGCCAGACCGGACAAGCCACCTATGCCAGCACAAAG GGAAAATTCTAGAAGCCCAGAAGACCGTTACAGGGAGAGGAATAGGCGACCGGAGGTTAAAGAAGAGGAGCCTCGTTTCCGTGAGGGGCGCGGCAACGAGCGCCGCGAGGCGCGGGACGTGCGGGACCCGAAGCGCGAGGCGCGCTCGCCGCACGAGGCCGCGCGCCGGGAGCGGCCGCCGCGCGGGGACGAGCGCCCGCCGGTCAAGGCGGAGCCCAAACCTCGGGAACGCAAGAGCAG ATTCGGTCCCGAGGACAATAAGGAATACAGCTGGGGCAAGACAGAAGTGAAGAAGGAAGGTTCCAATGCCGCTGACAAGGAGAAGCCGAACTTCGGTCTGTCAGGCAAGCTGACCGCAGACGCCAATACGGTCAATGGAGTGGTCATCAAGTATACCGAGCCTGATGACGCTAAACAACCTAAGAGGAGGTGGAG GTTCTACCCATTCAAAGGCGATAAGGCGCTGCCGATCCTGTACATCCACCGGCAGTCAGCGTTCCTGATGGGGCGCGACAAGAAGGTGGTGGACATCATGCTGGAGCACCCTTCCGTCAGCAAGCAGCACGCCGCGCTGCAGTACCGCGCCACGCCCTTCACGCGGCCGGACGGCTCGCAGGGGCGCCGCGTGCGGCCCTACATCATCGACCTGG ACTCGGCAAACGGCACATTTGTGAACAACAAGAAGATAGAGCCGAGGCGCTACGTAGAGCTTCTGGAGCGCGATGTAGTCAAGTTCGGGTTCTCACAGCGCGAGTATGTACTGCTACATGAGAACAGCAAGGACGACGCTCAGGACGACGATAACCAGGAGCCGACACTAGGTGCTGCTGTTACTACCACCGACCAGATCAAACAGGACAAGCGAGTGAAGCAGGAGGTCGCCGAGGACGGGGAATAG